A window of the Arachis duranensis cultivar V14167 chromosome 5, aradu.V14167.gnm2.J7QH, whole genome shotgun sequence genome harbors these coding sequences:
- the LOC107491224 gene encoding uncharacterized protein LOC107491224, translating to MCAVFHLFHFHPFHPFPTTAAVHHQQKSSPQDLPLPQAPRNSLEESHHLSTTQPPSHLIEQQHFKIPKKIQVMKTSSEVDMCCSSVESPGTSAKTPTLVARLMGLDLLPPPSSNLSSPSCSSSSCISTPNLHLLSKHRNSTDCVIVDHSSPRTRSDLDYYHHRLSLQINTNTNKDEDLEMMRFSSASSSLLSKRNNHFDDNHNNSVSNGRTSSSSSSSSPSHLARQIVKQVKKNVMMNSGRKVGQDITNTIKQREQQPVTQIKLKKKLSSKPSSPSLDNHHDSNSLSFSPRLRFIETKNNSHKPPAAPPSPPPPPPPPQQVEELPRVLIRPKEEGSLQQNQKSSSSSVAKCNKKVNNEKFSSASRLKKQEEPFIVRPTSPPTTRTGDIIIKNATKTHHKKTHPLSNNLLNNINTVVPNLFPIKTEASPPPTKINHNKKQSEVCDKSSPQQLSSSWSHHHSHRYKQEGIISTLATRDFSTNDIVQAKSTNQNNAYSSSSTTGEELAAAAAESEHHGPEFQYITGILSRTFNKEEQHATTTGQRFFHDLEEHPILNSHVSTPENVKDCIFSMKQKLGLRWNRRLMFDLVDEVLMEVLRPIKSEEKSRLWFLHGRCCYYQGKVEGLMERVWKRIGKFPCKRCEFLEDIDWLIESEDMEKVKVDVEEGLEEEGERLVAEIEGNIWNTLVHESLMVMITACY from the exons ATGTGTGCCGtctttcacttgtttcatttcCATCCATTTCATCCCTTCCCTACCACCGCCGCCGTACATCACCAACAAAAGTCATCACCACAGGATCTTCCCCTTCCCCAAG CACCTAGGAATAGCTTGGAAGAATCACACCATCTTTCTACTACACAACCTCCTTCACATCTCATCGAACAACAACACTTCAAAATTCCA AAGAAGATACAAGTAATGAAAACAAGTAGTGAAGTTGACATGTGTTGTTCATCAGTGGAATCTCCGGGGACATCAGCAAAGACACCAACATTAGTAGCAAGGTTGATGGGTCTTGATCTTCTACCTCCACCTTCTTCAAACTTGTCATCACCCTCTTGTTCATCTTCATCATGCATTTCCACACCAAATCTGCACCTCTTATCCAAACACAGGAACAGCACTGATTGTGTTATTGTTGATCACTCCTCACCAAGAACAAGATCAGATCTTGACTACTATCACCACAGGCTCTCCCTCCAAatcaacaccaacaccaacaagGACGAGGATTTGGAGATGATGCGCTTCtcatcagcatcatcatcattactCTCAAAAAGGAACAACCACTTTGATGACAACCATAATAATAGTGTCTCTAATGGCAGAacaagttcttcttcttcatcatcatcaccaagcCATTTGGCAAGGCAAATTGTGAAGCAAGTTAAGAAGAATGTGATGATGAACAGTGGTAGAAAAGTTGGACAAGACATCACCAACACAATCAAACAAAGAGAACAACAACCTGTTACCcaaatcaaacttaaaaagaaacttTCTTCCAAGCCATCATCACCATCACTTGATAATCATCATGATTCAAACTCATTATCTTTTTCTCCAAGGTTAAGGTTCATAGAAACCAAAAACAACAGCCATAAGCCACCAGCTGCtccaccatcaccaccaccaccaccaccacctccacaACAAGTGGAAGAGCTTCCAAGAGTTTTGATAAGGCCAAAGGAAGAAGGGTCGTtgcagcagaatcagaaatcatcatcatcgtcagtGGCAAAATGTAATAAGAAGGTGAACAATGAAAAGTTCAGCTCAGCATCAAGGCTCAAAAAGCAAGAGGAGCCATTCATAGTTCGACCAACTTCACCACCAACAACTAGAACCGGTGACATCATCATCAAGAATGCCACAAAAACCCATCATAAGAAGACTCATCCATTGTCCAACAATCTTCTCAATAACATCAACACTGTCGTCCCCAACCTTTTCCCTATCAAGACTGAAGCTTCTCCTCCACCAACCAAAATTAATCACAATAAGAAGCAG TCAGAGGTATGTGACAAAAGTAGCCCCCAACAGTTATCTAGTTCTTGGAGCCATCATCACAGTCACAGGTACAAACAAGAAGGGATAATAAGCACACTCGCCACCCGAGATTTCAGCACAAACGACATCGTTCAAGCCAAAAGCACTAACCAGAATAATGCATATTCATCATCATCCACCACCGGAGAAGAACTTGCAGCAGCAGCAGCTGAATCTGAACATCACGGACCAGAATTTCAGTATATCACAGGAATCCTAAGCCGTACTTTCAACAAGGAAGAACAACATGCCACAACAACAGGTCAACGCTTCTTTCATGACCTCGAAGAACACCCAATTTTGAATTCCCATGTTTCCACTCCCGAAAACGTTAAAGATTGCATCTTTTCGATGAAACAAAAACTGGGTCTGCGCTGGAATCGGAGGTTGATGTTTGACTTGGTGGATGAGGTGTTAATGGAGGTTCTTAGGCCTATAAAAAGCGAAGAAAAGAGTAGGCTTTGGTTTTTGCATGGGCGTTGTTGTTATTACCAAGGGAAGGTTGAAGGATTAATGGAGAGAGTGTGGAAGAGGATAGGGAAGTTCCCATGCAAGAGGTGTGAGTTTTTGGAGGACATTGATTGGTTGATAGAATCAGAGGACATGGAGAAGGTGAAGGTGGATGTTGAAGAAGGTTTggaggaagaaggagaaaggtTGGTGGCAGAGATTGAAGGGAACATATGGAACACATTAGTGCATGAATCCCTTATGGTTATGATCACTGCCTGCTATTAG